A region of Carassius gibelio isolate Cgi1373 ecotype wild population from Czech Republic chromosome B11, carGib1.2-hapl.c, whole genome shotgun sequence DNA encodes the following proteins:
- the LOC127968195 gene encoding tumor necrosis factor receptor superfamily member 1B-like — protein MTPSTSTRNTFILLFYLIFTILHVKAIGKSGCYQKYRQGIWRCERCTPECSETRNEMEFTPCTEDSNRSCFCKPGFYCTKGNNYITHCHKPCVPCGNGTFSSKASLGFCKPHKNCAQLGMIMHKEGSATRDTECVTTVMPSSSTLSTTTNVITTFPVTNTSIPGTGVTAPLIDTSEESQSHWLLLLILMLIILLAGFCVLMKNGPKKTFLKCPGSINVRNEDHQYQSQTAVDNQNSSNSQSQSLDTGIPLGSDGREHKGQSTDPMHQSGTVQQVTMEHNGKGENVSNTVGSIYIYSPGMVILGSNSGDKKEEAGVCEEVVPLISRPQQESNPPSQEVRITISAQEEAEEELNLSFPVPATGK, from the exons ATGACACCATCTACCTCAACAAGAAACACTTTTATTCTGCTGTTTTATCTG ATATTTACAATTCTACATGTCAAGGCTATTG GTAAAAGCGGATGTTACCAGAAATACAGACAGGGAATCTGGAGATGTGAACGCTGCACTCCAGAGTGTTCTG agacaagaaatGAGATGGAATTTACTCCATGCACTGAGGACAGCAATAGGTCATGCTTCTGTAAACCAGGTTTTTACTGTACAAAAGGAAATAATTATATCACACACTGCCATAAACCATGTGTTCCTTGTGGGAATGGCACATTCTCCAGCAAAGCCTCTCTGGGATTCTGCAAACCTCATAAAAA TTGTGCTCAGCTGGGGATGATAATGCATAAAGAGGGCTCAGCGACACGGGACACTGAGTGTGTGACCACAGTGATGCCATCCTCGTCCACTTTGTCCACTACCACCAATGTCATTACTACATTCCCCGTCACTAACACTTCCATCCCCGGGACAG GGGTCACTGCACCACTCATAGACACTTCAGAGGAAAGCCAGTCCCATTGGCTGCTGCTATTGATCTTAATGTTGATAATATTGTTGGCTGGATTCTGTGTGCTGATGAAAAACGGGCCaaagaaaacctttttaaaatgtcCTG gttCAATAAACGTAAGAAAT GAAGATCATCAATACCAGAGTCAAACTGCAGTTGACAATCAAAATTCGTCCAATTCCCAATCCCAGAGCTTGGACACAGGGATACCTCTCGGTAGTGATGGCAGAGAGCACAAAGGTCAGAGTACGGATCCGATGCACCAATCTGGGACTGTACAACAAGTCACAATGGAGCACAATGGGAAGGGTGAGAACGTCAGCAATACTGTTG GGTCCATCTACATCTACTCTCCTGGAATGGTGATTTTGGGCTCCAACTCGGGTGATAAAAAGGAAGAGGCAGGAGTTTGTGAAGAAGTCGTTCCCCTCATCAGCAGACCACAGCAAGAGTCAAATCCACCCTCGCAAGAAGTCAGAATAACAATAAGCGCACAGGAAGAGGCTGAGGAGGAGCTGAATCTGAGTTTTCCTGTGCCGGCAACTGGAAAGTGA